From Myxococcaceae bacterium JPH2, the proteins below share one genomic window:
- a CDS encoding flippase-like domain-containing protein → MASRPEGGRALVKALAAVLGAAFSVALISTAFFRWNLRGGPLLTPRFPLGDFVRSLPHHLVWWVPFLLLQAALIPLRAVQWQATLRRRIPFRERYHLVAIGAFVHNALPGKLGEVTRAFLLSRTERVPFVRCLGTVVVCKLLEFACLMLLVALSFLGPFAPTLARFRTELRVALSLCIGLVALVVLLAHWAAPLGNWLHRRHSLPRVDSFLTHVGEGLGTARSFRGLAKVFLFSIPPVLASATAYSLALHGIGVRGGLFAGAVVLGAISLGQAVPGVPAGLGIYYFVTSWAARELGASPESAAAFSALTHLGTVFSQVAVGTVSVVVRKLRIQDLRKGGKLASEAAHHVAHEAVEPASP, encoded by the coding sequence GTGGCCTCGCGCCCTGAGGGAGGCCGCGCGCTCGTCAAGGCCCTGGCCGCGGTGCTGGGCGCGGCGTTCTCCGTCGCGCTCATCTCCACCGCCTTCTTCCGGTGGAACCTGCGCGGCGGTCCGCTGCTCACCCCGCGCTTCCCGCTGGGCGACTTCGTGCGGAGCCTCCCCCATCACCTCGTGTGGTGGGTGCCCTTCCTGCTCTTGCAGGCGGCGCTCATCCCCCTGCGCGCGGTGCAGTGGCAGGCCACGCTGCGCCGGCGCATCCCGTTCCGCGAGCGCTACCACCTGGTGGCCATTGGCGCCTTCGTCCACAACGCGCTGCCGGGGAAGCTGGGGGAGGTGACGCGCGCCTTCCTCCTGTCCCGCACGGAGCGGGTGCCCTTCGTGCGCTGCCTGGGCACGGTGGTGGTCTGCAAGCTGCTGGAGTTCGCCTGCCTCATGCTGCTGGTGGCGCTCTCGTTCCTGGGGCCCTTCGCGCCGACCCTGGCGCGCTTCCGCACCGAGCTGCGCGTGGCGCTGTCGCTGTGCATCGGGCTCGTGGCGCTGGTGGTGCTGCTCGCCCACTGGGCCGCGCCGCTGGGGAACTGGCTGCACCGCCGTCACAGCCTGCCGCGCGTGGACAGCTTCCTGACCCACGTGGGCGAGGGCCTCGGCACCGCGCGCTCGTTCCGAGGGCTGGCCAAGGTGTTCCTCTTCTCCATTCCCCCGGTGCTCGCCTCGGCGACGGCCTACAGCCTCGCGCTCCATGGCATCGGCGTGCGCGGCGGGCTGTTCGCCGGAGCCGTGGTGCTGGGCGCCATCTCGCTGGGACAGGCCGTGCCCGGAGTTCCCGCGGGCCTGGGCATCTACTACTTCGTCACGAGCTGGGCGGCGCGCGAGCTGGGGGCCTCGCCCGAGTCCGCGGCGGCGTTCTCCGCGCTCACGCACCTGGGCACCGTGTTCAGCCAGGTGGCCGTGGGCACCGTCTCCGTCGTCGTGCGGAAGCTGCGCATCCAGGATCTGCGCAAGGGCGGGAAGCTGGCCAGCGAGGCCGCGCATCACGTGGCCCACGAGGCGGTGGAGCCGGCGTCACCCTGA
- a CDS encoding 2Fe-2S iron-sulfur cluster binding domain-containing protein — translation MPKVTFKSPLAELSVDVPPGTTLLDAAEKGEAQVGHSCGGVCACSTCHVWIRKGLDSLSEQTDQEADRLDMGFDVRPYSRLSCQSEIGNEDLLVEITEESLSAFMDENPAIRHRLEAEGRWPLKK, via the coding sequence GTGCCCAAGGTGACCTTCAAGAGTCCGCTGGCCGAGCTGAGCGTGGACGTCCCCCCCGGCACCACGCTGCTGGACGCCGCCGAGAAGGGCGAGGCCCAGGTGGGCCACAGCTGCGGCGGGGTCTGCGCGTGCTCAACCTGCCACGTGTGGATCCGCAAGGGGCTCGACTCCCTGAGCGAGCAGACGGATCAGGAAGCCGACCGGCTGGACATGGGGTTCGACGTCCGCCCGTACTCCCGGTTGAGCTGCCAGTCGGAGATCGGCAACGAGGACCTGCTGGTGGAGATCACCGAGGAGTCCCTGTCCGCCTTCATGGATGAGAACCCCGCCATTCGTCATCGGCTCGAGGCCGAAGGGCGTTGGCCGCTGAAGAAGTGA
- the hscA gene encoding Fe-S protein assembly chaperone HscA: MSKNGYLQIHDPLKPKGYAVGIDLGTTNSLVASVVHGKPQCVPVDENASLLLPSVVSYAKDGGVVVGARARELAAQAPTDTIVSVKRFMGRSPDDAETRKLGHARFVPGGKVVRFEVAGGQPVTPIEVSGEILRALKRRAEAHFSGKVEQAVITVPAYFDDAQRQATKDAGRLAGLEVLRLINEPTAAALAYGLDRGSQGTFAVYDLGGGTFDISILKLVDGIFEVKSTGGDSALGGDDFDRAIAARMLEALGATAPDASLVAEALAAARKAKEALTDAAEVTLTVGGREHAVKRADFEQWILPLVQKTGVVCRRAMKDAGVAAGELDGVILVGGSTRVPAVRRFVAELFGREPLGDIDPDQVVALGAAVQADLLTNVDRQDELLLLDVIPLSLGLETMGGLVEKLIPRNTTIPTAAAQVFTTFKDGQTGLDVHVLQGERELVEDNRSLARFTLSGIPPQAAGLARVEVRFSVDVNGILSVTAKEQSTGTAQSITVQPSHGLSEEEIEQMLLDSIDSAEDDIQARQLREQRVDAERVLAEAERQLRENPTLLDAAERATIDAALEKLRQSAGGSEYLAIKDAIHVLDEASRPFIERVMNRAITQVVAGHSVEEY, encoded by the coding sequence GTGAGCAAGAACGGCTACCTGCAGATCCACGACCCGCTCAAGCCCAAGGGGTACGCGGTGGGCATCGACCTGGGCACCACCAACTCGCTGGTGGCGTCCGTCGTCCATGGCAAGCCTCAGTGCGTGCCGGTGGACGAGAACGCGTCGCTGCTGCTCCCCTCGGTGGTGAGCTACGCGAAGGATGGCGGCGTGGTGGTGGGCGCTCGCGCGCGGGAGCTCGCGGCGCAGGCCCCCACGGACACCATCGTCTCCGTGAAGCGCTTCATGGGCCGCAGCCCGGATGACGCCGAGACGCGCAAGCTGGGCCACGCCCGCTTCGTCCCCGGCGGCAAGGTGGTGCGCTTCGAGGTGGCCGGCGGCCAGCCCGTGACGCCCATCGAGGTGTCAGGCGAAATCCTGCGCGCCCTCAAGCGCCGGGCCGAGGCCCACTTCTCCGGCAAGGTGGAGCAGGCCGTCATCACCGTGCCCGCGTACTTCGACGACGCCCAGCGCCAGGCCACCAAGGACGCGGGCCGGCTCGCGGGCCTGGAGGTGCTGCGGCTCATCAACGAGCCCACCGCCGCCGCGCTCGCCTACGGGTTGGACCGGGGCAGCCAGGGCACCTTCGCCGTCTACGACCTGGGCGGCGGCACCTTCGACATCTCCATCCTCAAGCTGGTGGACGGCATCTTCGAGGTGAAGTCCACCGGCGGCGACTCGGCGCTGGGGGGCGATGACTTCGACCGCGCCATCGCGGCGCGCATGCTGGAGGCCCTGGGCGCCACCGCGCCCGACGCGAGCCTGGTGGCCGAGGCGCTCGCCGCCGCGCGCAAGGCGAAGGAGGCCCTCACCGACGCGGCCGAGGTGACGCTCACCGTGGGCGGCCGTGAGCACGCGGTGAAGCGCGCGGACTTCGAGCAGTGGATCCTCCCGCTCGTGCAGAAGACGGGCGTGGTGTGCCGGCGCGCGATGAAGGACGCGGGCGTGGCGGCCGGAGAGCTGGACGGCGTCATCCTGGTGGGTGGATCCACTCGCGTGCCGGCCGTGCGCCGCTTCGTGGCGGAGCTGTTCGGCCGCGAGCCGCTGGGCGACATCGATCCGGATCAGGTGGTCGCGCTGGGCGCCGCGGTGCAGGCGGACCTGCTCACCAACGTCGACCGCCAGGACGAGCTCTTGCTGCTCGACGTCATCCCCCTGTCGCTGGGGCTGGAGACGATGGGCGGGCTGGTGGAGAAGCTCATCCCCCGCAACACCACCATCCCCACCGCGGCGGCGCAGGTGTTCACCACGTTCAAGGACGGGCAGACCGGCCTGGACGTGCACGTGCTCCAGGGCGAGCGCGAGCTGGTGGAGGACAACCGCAGCCTCGCGCGCTTCACGCTGTCCGGCATCCCGCCGCAGGCCGCGGGTCTGGCCCGGGTGGAAGTGCGCTTCTCCGTGGACGTCAACGGCATCCTGTCCGTCACCGCCAAGGAGCAGAGCACCGGCACGGCCCAGTCCATCACCGTGCAGCCCAGCCACGGCCTCTCCGAGGAGGAGATCGAGCAGATGCTGCTCGACTCCATCGACTCGGCCGAGGACGACATCCAGGCCCGCCAGTTGCGCGAGCAGCGCGTGGACGCCGAGCGCGTCCTGGCCGAGGCCGAGCGCCAGCTTCGCGAGAACCCCACCCTGCTGGACGCGGCCGAGCGCGCCACCATCGACGCGGCGCTGGAGAAGCTGCGCCAGTCGGCGGGAGGCTCGGAGTACCTGGCCATCAAGGACGCCATCCATGTGCTCGACGAGGCCTCCCGCCCGTTCATCGAGCGGGTGATGAACCGCGCCATCACGCAGGTGGTGGCTGGCCACTCGGTGGAGGAGTACTGA
- the hscB gene encoding Fe-S protein assembly co-chaperone HscB: protein MRTHFDVFGLPRAYDVDVPALEKQYRELSLQLHPDRQTNASARERLEAAERTTALNEAFKTLKDPVRRAFYLLKLHGVDLDREDAGAQKDMPLEFLEEVMTLREALDDAMAARNVAQARGMAADVEARRKAALTEAAEALRALEGSGDAAQVRKASHALGRLRYFTRFLEQVDAFEEEVLA from the coding sequence GTGAGGACCCACTTCGACGTGTTCGGGCTGCCCCGCGCCTATGACGTGGACGTGCCGGCGCTGGAGAAGCAGTACCGGGAGCTGTCGCTCCAGCTCCACCCGGACCGCCAGACGAACGCCAGCGCTCGCGAGCGCCTGGAGGCGGCCGAGCGCACCACCGCCCTCAACGAGGCCTTCAAGACGCTGAAGGACCCGGTGCGCCGCGCCTTCTACCTGCTGAAGCTGCACGGGGTGGACCTGGACCGGGAGGACGCCGGCGCCCAGAAGGACATGCCCCTGGAGTTCCTGGAAGAGGTCATGACCCTGCGCGAGGCCCTGGACGACGCCATGGCGGCTCGGAACGTGGCGCAGGCGCGCGGCATGGCCGCCGACGTGGAGGCGCGCCGGAAGGCAGCGCTCACGGAGGCGGCCGAGGCCCTGCGTGCCCTGGAAGGGAGCGGAGACGCCGCTCAGGTGAGAAAGGCGTCGCATGCCCTGGGGCGCTTGCGCTACTTCACGCGCTTCCTCGAGCAGGTCGACGCGTTCGAGGAGGAGGTGCTCGCGTGA
- a CDS encoding iron-sulfur cluster assembly accessory protein produces MSEQAISPQQTPTPAPPVKAPRGITLADSAVQRLKELLEQRQTPEAGLRLAVRGGGCSGLAYAMEWAEKAKERDKVFERDGVRVFVDPKSYLYLIGTELVFEQTLMASGFKLNNPNVKAACGCGESFSV; encoded by the coding sequence ATGAGCGAGCAGGCAATCAGCCCTCAGCAGACGCCCACCCCGGCCCCGCCGGTGAAGGCGCCGCGCGGCATCACCCTGGCGGACAGCGCCGTGCAGCGCTTGAAGGAGCTGCTGGAGCAACGCCAGACGCCTGAAGCGGGCCTGCGGCTGGCCGTGCGAGGCGGCGGCTGCTCGGGCCTGGCCTACGCCATGGAGTGGGCGGAGAAGGCCAAGGAGCGCGACAAGGTCTTCGAGCGGGACGGCGTGCGCGTCTTCGTGGATCCGAAGAGCTACCTGTACCTCATCGGCACCGAGCTGGTGTTCGAGCAGACGCTGATGGCGTCCGGCTTCAAGCTGAACAACCCCAACGTGAAGGCCGCGTGCGGCTGCGGAGAGAGCTTCTCCGTCTGA
- the iscU gene encoding Fe-S cluster assembly scaffold IscU produces the protein MAYSDKVIEHYENPRNVGTLDKNDPNVGTGLVGAPACGDVMRLQLKITDEGVIEDARFKTFGCGSAIASSSLVTEWVKGKTVDQAMTISNKDVARELALPPVKIHCSVLAEDAIKAAIEDFKKKRATRQQP, from the coding sequence ATGGCTTACAGCGACAAGGTCATCGAGCACTACGAGAACCCGCGCAACGTCGGCACGCTCGACAAGAACGATCCGAACGTGGGCACGGGCCTGGTGGGCGCGCCGGCCTGCGGCGACGTGATGCGGCTGCAGCTGAAGATCACCGACGAGGGCGTCATCGAGGACGCCCGGTTCAAGACGTTCGGCTGCGGGTCGGCCATCGCGTCCAGCTCGCTCGTCACTGAGTGGGTGAAGGGCAAGACGGTGGACCAGGCGATGACCATCTCCAACAAGGACGTGGCCCGCGAGCTGGCGCTGCCGCCCGTGAAGATCCACTGCTCCGTGCTGGCCGAGGACGCCATCAAGGCAGCCATCGAGGACTTCAAGAAGAAGCGCGCCACGCGCCAGCAGCCCTAA
- a CDS encoding IscS subfamily cysteine desulfurase, translating into MKLPIYMDNHATTPLDPRVLETMMPYLREDFGNAASRNHAFGWKAEAAVEKARKQVAELIGASDKEIVFTSGATESDNLAIKGVIEFYKSKGDHIITLKTEHKAVLDTCKRLERVRQERLDELKLLRLSQLADRDVQPEELAELASRHDIENDPTYRKWAELPTGGARVTYLDVEADGRVSLEKLAAAMTPRTVLVSIMLANNEIGVLQPIAEIGKLCREKGVLFHCDAVQGIGKVPFDVEAMRVDLASITSHKMYGPKGVGALYVRRKPRVRLAPLVDGGGHERGMRSGTLNVAAIVGFGAAAELARTELVSEAQRLTRLRERLRTGIMEQLDMTVVNGSLEHRLPGNLNISFSYVEGEALMMAIKDVAVSSGSACTSASLEPSYVLRAVGVEEDMAHSSIRFGLGRFNTEEEVDYVIRLMVDKVRKLREMSPLYEMAKEGIDLKSIEWTAH; encoded by the coding sequence CTGAAGCTGCCCATCTACATGGACAACCACGCCACCACGCCGCTGGATCCGCGGGTGCTGGAAACCATGATGCCGTACCTGCGCGAGGACTTCGGCAACGCGGCCAGCCGCAACCACGCCTTTGGCTGGAAGGCGGAGGCGGCGGTGGAGAAGGCCCGCAAGCAGGTGGCGGAGCTCATCGGCGCCTCGGACAAGGAGATTGTCTTCACCTCGGGCGCCACCGAGTCGGACAACCTGGCCATCAAGGGCGTCATCGAGTTCTACAAGTCCAAGGGCGACCACATCATCACCCTGAAGACCGAGCACAAGGCCGTCCTGGACACCTGCAAGCGCCTGGAGCGCGTGCGTCAGGAGCGGCTGGACGAGCTGAAGCTCCTGCGGCTGTCGCAGCTGGCCGACCGCGACGTGCAGCCCGAGGAGCTGGCCGAGCTGGCGTCGCGCCACGACATCGAGAACGACCCCACCTACCGCAAGTGGGCGGAGCTGCCCACGGGTGGCGCGCGCGTGACGTACCTGGACGTGGAGGCCGACGGACGCGTGAGCCTGGAGAAGCTGGCCGCGGCGATGACCCCGCGCACGGTGCTCGTCTCCATCATGCTCGCCAACAACGAGATTGGCGTCCTGCAGCCCATCGCCGAGATTGGCAAGCTGTGCCGCGAGAAGGGCGTGCTCTTCCACTGCGACGCGGTGCAGGGCATTGGCAAGGTGCCCTTCGACGTGGAGGCCATGCGCGTGGACCTCGCCTCCATCACCTCGCACAAGATGTACGGCCCCAAGGGCGTGGGCGCGCTGTACGTGCGCCGCAAGCCCCGCGTGCGCCTGGCGCCGCTGGTGGACGGCGGCGGACATGAGCGCGGCATGCGCAGCGGCACGCTCAACGTGGCGGCCATCGTGGGCTTCGGCGCGGCGGCGGAGCTGGCTCGCACGGAGCTTGTGTCCGAGGCCCAGCGCCTCACGCGCCTGCGCGAGCGCCTGCGCACCGGCATCATGGAGCAGTTGGACATGACGGTGGTGAACGGTTCGCTGGAGCACCGCCTGCCGGGCAACCTCAACATCTCGTTCTCCTACGTGGAGGGCGAGGCGCTGATGATGGCCATCAAGGATGTGGCGGTGTCGTCTGGCTCGGCGTGCACGTCCGCGTCGCTGGAGCCGTCCTACGTGCTGCGCGCGGTGGGCGTGGAAGAGGACATGGCCCACAGCTCCATCCGGTTCGGGCTCGGCCGCTTCAACACCGAGGAGGAGGTCGACTACGTCATCCGACTCATGGTGGACAAGGTGCGCAAGCTGCGCGAGATGAGCCCCCTTTACGAGATGGCGAAGGAAGGCATCGACCTCAAGAGCATCGAGTGGACGGCGCACTAG
- a CDS encoding SPFH domain-containing protein: MSANVKQQSRSTGSDGDGMGRPQLARVEGGGLSERPRYTDGWRAGKPAEDPDKVKRWGLVTARPSEFLIHMRRGRVREVSGQGASCFKWPGDSVAIVPTSIQRLQFTADQVTSEKVGVQVTGLAVYRIADPLVAFRMLNFSYPERAQEKLAELLREMFVGAARRLVANLTVEECLSRRKEGIAAELVREIAPVLSGHGRVEDRTDTGWGVLLDTIEIQDVRVLSSTVFENMQARYRREQERQAREAELAKERFVRREETEAERQWNLQRLAAQDEVRQRKQATEEQAKLEQLAVEARVAEAKLAQDRKAQQEQTEVERELAIAKLAAQDEVRQRKQAADEKAKLELLAAEARMVEAKVASERHLAVGRAQVEMEKLEREQETEAARARMAVERVEREKAAEGARAKLELEKLRLAKEAEGGKAEIELEKLRLAKEAEGAKSQIELEKLRLAQETEAAKAQMELERLQREQEAQNALALMALERMRREQEQMAARHEGLLAESLQEAERLKAQLQVMQAKQAIAEAETAITELEVRKTRAQHELELSRARALRDIENTVSPEVIQMTLARQLPQVAAAFQQKMGEVHVTAVDGANPFGYIAAAVEGVMGLARSAGLKVPAPSAASPAQ; the protein is encoded by the coding sequence ATGAGCGCCAACGTGAAGCAGCAGTCGAGGAGCACGGGTTCCGACGGCGATGGGATGGGGCGGCCCCAGCTGGCCCGGGTGGAGGGAGGGGGACTCTCCGAGCGGCCCCGCTACACGGACGGGTGGCGCGCCGGGAAGCCCGCGGAGGATCCGGACAAGGTGAAGCGCTGGGGGCTCGTGACGGCGCGGCCCAGCGAGTTCCTCATCCACATGCGCCGCGGCCGGGTGCGCGAGGTGAGTGGCCAGGGCGCCAGCTGCTTCAAGTGGCCGGGGGACTCGGTGGCCATCGTGCCCACCAGCATCCAGCGGCTCCAGTTCACCGCGGATCAGGTGACGAGCGAGAAGGTGGGCGTGCAGGTGACGGGCCTGGCGGTGTACCGCATCGCGGATCCGCTGGTGGCCTTCCGGATGCTCAACTTCTCCTACCCGGAGCGCGCGCAGGAGAAGCTCGCGGAGCTGCTGCGCGAGATGTTCGTGGGCGCCGCGCGACGGCTGGTGGCGAACCTCACGGTGGAGGAGTGCCTGTCGCGGCGAAAGGAGGGCATCGCCGCGGAGCTGGTGCGCGAGATTGCTCCGGTGCTGTCGGGGCACGGCCGGGTGGAGGACCGGACGGACACCGGCTGGGGCGTGCTGCTGGACACCATCGAGATCCAGGACGTGCGCGTCCTGTCCTCCACCGTCTTCGAGAACATGCAGGCGCGCTACCGCCGCGAGCAGGAGCGACAGGCGCGCGAGGCGGAGCTGGCCAAAGAGCGCTTCGTCCGGCGCGAGGAGACCGAGGCCGAGCGCCAGTGGAACCTCCAGCGGCTCGCGGCGCAGGACGAGGTGCGCCAGCGCAAGCAGGCCACGGAGGAGCAGGCCAAGCTGGAGCAACTCGCGGTGGAGGCGCGCGTCGCGGAGGCGAAGCTGGCGCAGGACCGCAAGGCGCAGCAGGAGCAGACAGAGGTCGAGCGCGAGCTGGCCATCGCGAAGCTCGCCGCGCAGGACGAGGTGCGTCAGCGCAAGCAGGCCGCCGACGAGAAGGCGAAGCTGGAGCTGCTCGCCGCCGAGGCGCGCATGGTCGAGGCCAAGGTCGCCAGCGAGCGGCACCTCGCGGTGGGCCGCGCGCAGGTGGAGATGGAGAAGCTGGAGCGCGAGCAGGAGACGGAGGCCGCGCGGGCGCGCATGGCGGTGGAGCGCGTGGAGCGCGAGAAGGCCGCGGAAGGGGCGCGCGCCAAGCTGGAGCTGGAGAAGCTGCGGCTCGCCAAGGAGGCCGAGGGAGGCAAGGCCGAGATCGAGCTGGAGAAGCTGCGGCTCGCGAAGGAGGCCGAGGGCGCCAAGTCGCAGATTGAGCTGGAGAAGCTGCGGCTCGCGCAGGAGACCGAGGCGGCCAAGGCTCAGATGGAGCTGGAGCGCCTGCAGCGCGAGCAGGAGGCCCAGAACGCCCTGGCGCTCATGGCGCTCGAGCGCATGCGCCGCGAGCAGGAGCAGATGGCCGCTCGCCACGAGGGCCTTTTGGCCGAGTCGCTCCAGGAAGCGGAGCGCCTCAAGGCGCAGCTCCAGGTGATGCAGGCGAAGCAGGCCATCGCCGAGGCGGAGACGGCCATCACCGAGTTGGAGGTGCGCAAGACGCGCGCGCAGCACGAGCTGGAGCTGTCGCGCGCCCGGGCGCTGCGCGACATCGAGAACACGGTGAGCCCCGAGGTCATCCAGATGACGTTGGCGCGGCAGCTCCCGCAGGTGGCCGCGGCCTTCCAGCAGAAGATGGGCGAAGTGCACGTGACGGCCGTGGATGGCGCCAACCCGTTTGGGTACATCGCCGCCGCCGTGGAGGGCGTCATGGGGCTGGCACGCTCGGCGGGGCTGAAGGTGCCTGCCCCCTCGGCTGCTTCACCGGCGCAGTAG
- a CDS encoding thioredoxin family protein, translating to MDTKKLGLVAFLAGVAVMVVPWLLPTGPSTGLDAAKFLESGSFAVGAAVVFAGGLLTAMTPCVYPLIPITVSVFGARKTEGRGRALVLTSAYIVGMGVVFSALGILAAKTGQAFGAMLGSPWVVMGLAAFLLLLATSMFGAFELALPSSLQTKLNSVGGAGVAGAFLMGSVSGFLAAPCTGPVLTGLLAFVAKSANTTLGAALLFVYALGIGVPFFLIGVFTVRLPRSGVWMEWVKSVLGIVLVALAFSYVKDAMPWARDAVKALGSQVGRMPGTLIAAVLASVGVLLGAVHRSFKEGSREFAWKAAGVLLVVGALVLRGGALDASPSGALWVRMGWTEAPRAPMFAWHHVMPEKKATFSVQDFEQVLAKAKADGRPVLIDFFADWCAACKELDRETYPSTQVITEAESGRFLTIKIDATQSEDSLDALMERLGVEGLPTVAFVSADGTVLEKPRVTGFLEPTPFAAEMKKVLR from the coding sequence ATGGATACAAAGAAGCTGGGACTGGTGGCCTTTCTGGCCGGTGTGGCGGTGATGGTGGTTCCGTGGCTCTTGCCCACGGGACCGAGCACGGGCCTGGACGCGGCGAAGTTCCTCGAGTCCGGCAGCTTCGCGGTGGGCGCCGCGGTGGTGTTCGCCGGCGGCCTGCTCACCGCGATGACGCCCTGTGTCTATCCGCTCATCCCCATCACCGTGTCGGTGTTCGGCGCGCGCAAGACGGAGGGGCGCGGTCGCGCGCTCGTCCTCACGTCGGCGTACATCGTGGGCATGGGCGTGGTGTTCAGCGCGCTGGGCATCCTGGCGGCGAAGACGGGCCAGGCCTTCGGCGCGATGCTGGGCAGCCCCTGGGTGGTGATGGGGCTGGCGGCGTTCCTGCTTTTGCTCGCGACCTCCATGTTCGGCGCGTTCGAACTGGCGCTGCCGTCGTCGCTCCAGACGAAGCTCAACTCAGTGGGTGGCGCGGGCGTGGCGGGCGCGTTCCTCATGGGCAGCGTGTCGGGCTTCCTGGCCGCGCCGTGCACGGGGCCGGTGCTCACGGGCCTGCTGGCCTTCGTGGCGAAGTCCGCCAATACGACACTGGGCGCGGCGCTCCTCTTCGTCTACGCGCTGGGCATCGGCGTGCCGTTCTTCCTCATCGGCGTCTTCACGGTGCGCCTGCCGCGCAGCGGCGTGTGGATGGAGTGGGTGAAGAGCGTGCTGGGCATCGTGCTCGTGGCGCTGGCCTTCTCCTACGTGAAGGACGCGATGCCCTGGGCGCGCGACGCCGTGAAGGCGCTGGGCTCGCAGGTGGGCCGGATGCCGGGGACGCTGATTGCCGCGGTGCTCGCCTCCGTGGGCGTGCTCTTGGGCGCGGTGCACCGCTCGTTCAAGGAGGGCTCGCGCGAGTTCGCCTGGAAGGCGGCGGGCGTGCTGCTGGTGGTGGGCGCGCTGGTGCTTCGGGGCGGCGCGCTGGATGCGAGCCCGTCCGGGGCGCTGTGGGTCCGCATGGGCTGGACCGAGGCGCCGCGCGCGCCGATGTTCGCCTGGCACCACGTCATGCCGGAGAAGAAGGCCACGTTCTCCGTTCAGGACTTCGAGCAGGTGCTCGCGAAGGCGAAGGCGGATGGGCGCCCGGTGCTCATCGACTTCTTCGCTGACTGGTGCGCGGCCTGTAAGGAACTGGATCGCGAGACCTACCCCTCCACCCAGGTCATCACCGAGGCCGAGTCGGGGCGCTTCCTCACCATCAAGATCGACGCGACCCAGAGCGAGGACTCGCTCGACGCGCTGATGGAGCGGCTGGGCGTGGAGGGGCTGCCCACCGTGGCGTTCGTGTCGGCGGATGGCACGGTGCTGGAGAAGCCCCGCGTCACCGGCTTCCTGGAGCCTACGCCGTTCGCGGCGGAGATGAAGAAGGTGCTGCGCTAG
- a CDS encoding DTW domain-containing protein, which translates to MRSRTPEDLAGRCPRCYLPTALCLCAELPCVVTRTELLIVRHNKEAEKSSNTARMAALALPRCRILPYGAPGKPFDASELEAPDTWLLFPDAQPPEPGAPLPKRLVVLDGSWGQARRMAQRLPVLRRLPGLRLPPPLPDSRRLRRPPHPDGMSTLEAMAGAIGHLEGEEVARPLYDLHELMIDRVLTSRGRLGGNWD; encoded by the coding sequence ATGAGGTCGCGGACCCCGGAGGACCTCGCCGGGCGCTGCCCGCGTTGCTACCTGCCCACTGCCTTGTGCCTGTGCGCGGAGCTGCCCTGCGTCGTCACGCGCACGGAGCTGCTCATCGTCCGCCACAACAAGGAGGCGGAGAAGTCCAGCAACACCGCGCGCATGGCGGCGCTCGCCCTGCCCCGCTGCCGCATCCTGCCGTACGGCGCGCCGGGGAAGCCCTTCGATGCCTCGGAGCTGGAGGCGCCCGACACGTGGCTGCTCTTTCCAGACGCACAGCCGCCCGAGCCCGGCGCGCCCCTGCCCAAGCGCCTCGTCGTGTTGGATGGGAGTTGGGGCCAGGCGCGGCGCATGGCCCAGCGCCTGCCCGTGCTGCGCCGGCTGCCCGGACTCCGGCTGCCTCCGCCGCTTCCGGACTCGCGCCGCCTGCGCCGTCCGCCGCATCCCGACGGGATGTCCACGCTGGAGGCCATGGCCGGCGCCATCGGCCACCTCGAAGGCGAAGAGGTGGCTCGGCCGCTCTATGACCTGCACGAGCTGATGATCGACCGGGTCCTCACCAGCCGCGGACGGCTGGGTGGGAACTGGGACTGA